The Desulfatibacillum aliphaticivorans DSM 15576 genome includes a window with the following:
- a CDS encoding sodium:calcium antiporter: protein MLFDILKVSLGFVCLYFGAQWTVTGAIRIGNALNLAKAFLGLTVVAFSTSSPELMVNLLAASRGYTAFSLSNISGSNLANLCVGFGLCGLFSRLAVSREVFRADLIYFCIGPILMLLFFFFTPDHSLPLFAAVPLLCLIGAYLYSKKSTINSADVESNEPKRLGSGIFLLILGAALLYLGGELVLRAAVSIAGTLGISDAIIGFTIVAVGTSIPDIMASIIAARRGENAIAVGNLLGSNIFNIFLVIGGTLIVYGNGLTTDSGILMDYCLVAACSVLFYALINWTRLSPRIWGGGLLGIYLVYTTIRVIAGT, encoded by the coding sequence GTGTTATTTGACATCTTGAAGGTATCTTTAGGATTCGTTTGTCTATATTTTGGGGCTCAGTGGACCGTAACCGGAGCGATTAGAATCGGGAACGCCCTGAACTTGGCCAAGGCGTTTTTAGGGCTTACCGTGGTGGCTTTCAGCACCAGCTCCCCTGAGCTGATGGTCAACCTTCTGGCCGCCTCGCGCGGATACACGGCGTTTTCCCTTTCCAATATTTCGGGCAGCAATTTGGCGAACCTGTGCGTGGGCTTTGGCTTGTGCGGGCTGTTCAGCAGGCTGGCCGTTTCCCGGGAGGTTTTCCGGGCGGACCTGATTTATTTTTGCATCGGCCCTATTTTGATGCTTCTGTTTTTCTTTTTCACGCCGGATCATTCCCTGCCCTTATTCGCGGCCGTTCCCCTGCTCTGCCTCATCGGCGCCTATCTTTACTCCAAAAAATCCACCATTAACAGCGCCGACGTGGAAAGCAACGAACCCAAGCGCCTGGGATCCGGGATATTTCTTTTAATTCTCGGAGCCGCCCTGCTTTATCTGGGCGGGGAACTGGTCTTAAGGGCCGCCGTCTCCATAGCCGGAACCCTGGGCATTTCCGACGCTATCATCGGATTCACCATCGTGGCTGTCGGCACCTCCATCCCGGACATCATGGCCAGCATCATCGCCGCCCGCAGGGGCGAAAACGCCATCGCCGTCGGCAATCTGCTGGGCAGCAATATCTTCAATATATTCCTGGTGATCGGCGGAACCCTGATCGTTTACGGCAACGGCCTGACCACGGATTCCGGCATCCTCATGGACTACTGCCTGGTCGCCGCATGCTCGGTGCTGTTTTACGCCCTAATCAACTGGACCAGGCTGAGCCCTCGCATCTGGGGCGGCGGTCTGTTAGGCATTTACCTCGTGTACACCACCATCCGGGTGATCGCCGGAACCTGA
- the nrfD gene encoding NrfD/PsrC family molybdoenzyme membrane anchor subunit — protein MNRKTAPIHPGPALLGGLACLGLSAVIYRFWAGIGAVSNLTDGHPWGFWVAIDILAGVALAAGGFVTAGLVYIFGGKRFAELARPAVLTAFLGYVMFVLGLIVDMGRPWHMLYIFVGNHNSPLYEIGWCASLYTLVLALELLPPVFEKHSMDRAQRLWRSLSPWLVIVLLSVFTLAMTYSWIWLAIVASLLLAWEILMRKGVMGRQRQTPILLIASGVMLSFLHQSSLGSLYLMTAHSLNPLWHSPLLPIMFLISAIAAGMAMVALESLAGERFLGHKAPFSPLVDMARIVPVFLIIYLAIKAGDILAYGDWRGLLSLNLQSFMWWVEMGAGVAAPLILYLTPGFVQKKSGLALASGLVVGGLIINRVNVAVIGLQVQRWQSYYPHPLEILITMGIVSAGLLTYAWAIANLPIHPRE, from the coding sequence ATGAACCGAAAAACCGCTCCCATCCACCCCGGCCCGGCGCTTTTAGGCGGTTTGGCCTGCCTGGGCCTGTCCGCCGTCATCTATCGTTTTTGGGCGGGCATCGGCGCGGTCAGCAACCTGACCGACGGGCATCCCTGGGGATTTTGGGTGGCCATAGACATTCTGGCGGGGGTGGCCCTGGCCGCCGGCGGCTTTGTGACGGCCGGGCTGGTGTATATTTTCGGAGGAAAACGGTTTGCGGAACTGGCCAGACCTGCTGTTTTGACCGCGTTTTTGGGATATGTGATGTTCGTCCTGGGGCTGATCGTGGACATGGGCAGGCCCTGGCACATGCTGTACATTTTCGTGGGCAACCACAACTCGCCTTTGTACGAAATAGGCTGGTGCGCGTCCCTGTACACCCTGGTCCTGGCCCTGGAGCTTTTGCCGCCGGTGTTTGAAAAACACTCCATGGACCGGGCGCAGCGCCTGTGGCGCAGCCTGTCCCCTTGGCTGGTCATTGTCCTGCTTTCCGTCTTCACCCTGGCCATGACCTATTCCTGGATCTGGCTTGCCATCGTCGCCAGCCTTTTATTGGCCTGGGAAATCCTCATGAGAAAAGGAGTCATGGGGCGCCAAAGACAAACGCCTATTTTGCTGATCGCGTCAGGCGTGATGCTGTCCTTTTTGCATCAGTCATCCTTGGGCAGTTTGTACTTAATGACCGCCCACTCCCTGAACCCCCTGTGGCACTCGCCGTTGCTGCCCATCATGTTTTTGATTTCCGCCATTGCAGCCGGGATGGCCATGGTTGCCTTGGAATCCCTGGCCGGGGAGCGTTTCCTGGGGCATAAGGCGCCCTTTTCCCCTTTGGTGGACATGGCCCGGATCGTTCCGGTTTTCCTGATTATCTACCTGGCCATAAAAGCCGGAGACATCCTGGCCTACGGGGATTGGCGCGGCTTGTTAAGCCTCAACCTGCAGTCCTTCATGTGGTGGGTTGAAATGGGCGCGGGCGTTGCTGCGCCGCTTATCCTGTATCTCACCCCCGGCTTTGTGCAGAAAAAAAGCGGGCTGGCCCTGGCCTCCGGCCTGGTGGTTGGCGGGCTTATCATCAACCGGGTGAACGTGGCCGTTATCGGCCTGCAGGTTCAACGCTGGCAAAGCTACTATCCCCACCCATTGGAAATCCTTATCACGATGGGAATCGTCTCAGCGGGCCTCCTGACCTACGCCTGGGCCATCGCCAATCTGCCAATCCACCCTCGGGAATAG
- a CDS encoding 4Fe-4S dicluster domain-containing protein: MKALLMDTTLCIACRGCQVACKQWNRLDAEQTSFFHGGGYQNPAHRSTRTWNLITFNEVENGHGMDWVFGRRQCNHCIEPACVTACPVGALTKTAEGPVHYDESRCFGCRYCQVVCPFNAPRFEWNDPNPEIRKCTMCADRIAMGSEPACSQSCTTKALIFGDREELLSLAKERIAKSPNRYVSHIYGEKEAGGACVLYLAKAPFEKMGFATGLPDKPFSSEVKTAMAAIPFAITGSALALGALYWVINRRLESYKESSEDES, encoded by the coding sequence ATGAAAGCATTGCTCATGGATACCACGCTTTGCATAGCCTGCCGGGGATGCCAGGTGGCCTGCAAGCAGTGGAACCGTCTGGACGCCGAGCAAACCTCCTTTTTTCACGGGGGCGGCTACCAGAATCCGGCGCACCGCTCGACCCGGACCTGGAACCTCATCACCTTCAATGAAGTGGAAAACGGCCATGGCATGGACTGGGTGTTCGGCAGAAGGCAGTGCAACCATTGCATAGAACCCGCCTGCGTGACCGCATGCCCTGTCGGAGCCTTGACGAAAACCGCCGAAGGCCCGGTGCATTACGATGAATCCCGGTGCTTCGGCTGCCGGTACTGCCAGGTGGTCTGCCCGTTTAACGCCCCGCGTTTTGAATGGAACGATCCCAACCCGGAAATCCGCAAATGCACCATGTGCGCGGACCGCATCGCCATGGGCTCGGAACCGGCTTGCTCCCAGTCGTGCACAACCAAGGCTTTGATCTTCGGCGATCGTGAAGAACTGCTGTCCCTGGCCAAAGAGCGCATTGCCAAAAGCCCCAACCGGTATGTCTCCCATATTTACGGAGAAAAGGAAGCGGGCGGCGCCTGCGTTTTGTATCTGGCCAAGGCGCCGTTCGAAAAAATGGGCTTTGCAACCGGACTTCCGGACAAACCCTTTTCCAGCGAGGTCAAAACCGCCATGGCCGCCATCCCCTTCGCCATCACCGGCAGCGCCCTGGCCTTGGGCGCTTTATACTGGGTTATCAATCGCAGGCTGGAATCATACAAGGAAAGCTCCGAGGACGAATCATGA
- a CDS encoding HD domain-containing protein, with product MDYCKGKIAKLLTDFFEEDFRRINHALEVLKYAEKAMGKYEDADEEIVIASALLHDVGIKPSEAKLGYNNGKTQEDFGPPAAKELLGRIDFPADKTQKVCEIIGNHHSRSRYDYVELKILKEADLIVNRMEGD from the coding sequence ATGGATTATTGCAAAGGAAAAATAGCCAAGCTGCTCACGGATTTTTTCGAGGAAGACTTTCGCAGGATCAATCACGCCCTGGAAGTGCTGAAATACGCGGAAAAAGCTATGGGAAAGTACGAAGACGCGGACGAAGAAATCGTCATCGCCTCGGCCCTGCTGCACGACGTGGGCATCAAGCCCTCAGAGGCCAAACTGGGTTACAACAACGGCAAGACTCAGGAGGATTTCGGCCCGCCCGCGGCAAAAGAACTGCTTGGACGCATTGACTTCCCCGCGGATAAAACCCAAAAGGTTTGCGAGATTATCGGCAATCATCATTCCCGGTCCCGTTACGATTACGTGGAGTTGAAAATCCTGAAGGAAGCGGACCTCATCGTCAACAGGATGGAAGGGGATTGA
- a CDS encoding thioesterase family protein yields MHRFDEDIAVSPKEGSTYAAKVTDNWSIMGIPNGGYLMALLTNAMLQQSKNENILVVTATYLSKLKPGPADLVVENFASSLNLDRYQTRLIQDGRECIRAMGTFRPSNMDRSEDRCEKQAPELAPVEQCVQVPVMPNFTLFDNMDEYLDPDSAGWMSGNLSDVSEIKGWIKFKEDRPFDHLSVLLMADSFPPPIMATKGMAGWVPTVELSVNVYEIPATPWLKCRFRTDFMSRGFLQEDGELWDENGTLIAVSRQVAQFKRAK; encoded by the coding sequence ATGCACCGATTTGACGAAGATATTGCAGTCTCCCCCAAAGAGGGTTCCACATATGCAGCCAAGGTGACGGACAACTGGTCCATCATGGGCATTCCCAACGGCGGATACCTGATGGCCCTGCTGACCAACGCCATGCTCCAGCAAAGCAAAAACGAAAACATCCTGGTGGTGACCGCCACCTATCTTTCCAAACTAAAACCCGGACCTGCGGATCTTGTTGTGGAGAACTTCGCATCGTCCCTGAACCTGGACAGGTATCAAACCCGGTTGATCCAGGACGGCCGGGAATGCATTCGCGCCATGGGAACCTTCCGGCCCTCCAACATGGACCGGAGCGAAGACCGGTGCGAAAAGCAGGCGCCCGAACTGGCGCCCGTGGAGCAATGCGTCCAGGTCCCGGTCATGCCCAACTTCACCTTGTTTGACAACATGGACGAATACCTGGACCCGGATTCAGCGGGCTGGATGTCGGGCAATCTGTCGGACGTCTCAGAGATAAAAGGCTGGATCAAATTCAAGGAGGACCGGCCTTTTGACCATCTGTCCGTGCTGCTTATGGCGGACTCATTTCCTCCTCCCATCATGGCGACCAAAGGCATGGCCGGATGGGTGCCCACGGTGGAGCTTTCCGTGAACGTGTACGAGATTCCCGCCACCCCATGGCTGAAATGCCGGTTTCGCACCGACTTCATGAGCCGGGGCTTTTTGCAGGAAGACGGAGAGCTTTGGGACGAAAACGGTACCCTCATCGCCGTCTCCCGCCAAGTGGCCCAATTCAAACGCGCCAAATAG
- a CDS encoding ATP-binding cassette domain-containing protein has translation MNHRPMNSKADNSPASLVVFEDVSLQANGKTLFDGLNWTLEAGQNWTVFGPNGSGKSFLAKALFRSIPLVRGRILFYFDGPDAKPRTYLRPNEIVSISQDDQKGLMRRYASYHQARWQSFEQDAPTVEDYLRGKARANRFQMRETGEPAPDIPRDAWEQALALFKIEYLLPRRLIHISNGEARKVLIARALLKHPKLLILDDPFTGLDAASRDALAQALNGMARAGTLPFVMLTSREDEIMDCSGHVLCVEDSREVFQGPKEKMPAAAGALSIASSPQPEFKFPAPKENPAAGFKTLAAMKKVTISYGGEKVLDQVDWVMKPGERWALLGHNGAGKSTLLSLVLADNPQAYANDISLFDVKRGSGESIWEIKRRIGCVSPESQIYHGPGVTCLQAVCSGFFDTVGLYHACSPEQEQTARQWLEGFDLEHLADRSFLAVSTGERRLTLLARALVKNPALLALDEPCQGLDARHRARIIRILDELCAQSSMSMIFISHHVDEMPKSITHVLRLEKGRVVECGRRA, from the coding sequence TTGAATCATCGTCCCATGAATTCCAAAGCCGACAACTCCCCCGCTTCGCTGGTCGTTTTTGAAGACGTCAGCCTGCAAGCCAACGGCAAAACCTTGTTTGACGGCCTCAACTGGACCCTGGAAGCCGGTCAAAACTGGACGGTTTTCGGCCCCAACGGCTCGGGCAAGTCCTTTTTGGCCAAGGCCTTGTTCCGAAGCATCCCGCTTGTCCGGGGGCGCATCCTGTTTTATTTTGACGGCCCGGACGCCAAGCCGCGCACCTATCTCAGGCCCAACGAAATCGTAAGCATTTCCCAGGACGATCAAAAAGGCCTCATGCGCCGGTACGCCTCCTACCATCAGGCCCGGTGGCAGAGCTTTGAACAGGACGCGCCCACGGTGGAGGATTACCTCAGGGGCAAGGCGCGGGCCAATCGGTTTCAAATGCGGGAAACGGGCGAACCCGCGCCTGATATTCCCCGGGACGCCTGGGAACAGGCCCTGGCGCTTTTCAAAATTGAATATCTGCTGCCAAGGCGGCTTATCCATATATCCAACGGAGAGGCACGCAAAGTCCTGATCGCCCGGGCTTTGCTCAAACATCCCAAATTATTGATCCTGGACGATCCTTTCACCGGCCTTGACGCAGCCTCCCGCGACGCTCTGGCCCAAGCCCTCAATGGCATGGCCCGGGCCGGAACTTTGCCCTTTGTGATGCTGACTTCCCGGGAGGACGAAATCATGGACTGCAGCGGCCATGTTCTTTGCGTGGAGGACAGCCGGGAGGTTTTTCAGGGGCCCAAGGAAAAAATGCCGGCCGCCGCCGGCGCCTTATCCATAGCCTCTTCGCCCCAGCCGGAATTCAAGTTTCCGGCCCCAAAGGAAAATCCGGCAGCCGGGTTTAAAACCCTGGCGGCCATGAAAAAGGTTACCATATCCTACGGCGGGGAAAAGGTGCTGGATCAGGTGGACTGGGTCATGAAGCCGGGGGAGCGTTGGGCGCTGCTGGGGCATAACGGCGCCGGCAAAAGCACCTTGCTGAGCCTGGTTCTGGCGGACAATCCCCAGGCCTACGCCAATGACATCAGCCTGTTTGACGTAAAACGGGGATCGGGCGAAAGCATTTGGGAGATCAAGCGGCGCATCGGATGCGTGTCTCCGGAATCGCAGATTTACCACGGCCCGGGCGTCACCTGTCTTCAGGCGGTCTGCTCGGGATTTTTCGACACCGTGGGCCTGTACCACGCATGCAGCCCCGAACAGGAGCAAACCGCCCGCCAGTGGCTGGAGGGATTCGACCTGGAACATTTGGCGGATCGTTCCTTTTTGGCGGTGTCCACGGGGGAACGGCGTTTGACCCTGCTGGCCAGGGCTTTGGTGAAAAATCCGGCCCTGCTGGCCCTGGACGAGCCCTGCCAGGGGCTGGACGCCAGGCATCGCGCCCGGATCATCCGCATTCTGGATGAATTGTGCGCCCAATCCTCCATGAGCATGATTTTCATCTCCCACCATGTGGACGAAATGCCCAAGTCCATCACCCATGTGCTGCGGTTGGAAAAAGGCCGGGTTGTGGAGTGCGGCAGGCGCGCATAA